One Pseudomonas rhizophila DNA window includes the following coding sequences:
- a CDS encoding PLP-dependent aminotransferase family protein — protein MARLTLAQELTASLVTQIGNGTYRVGDRLPSLRECMRLFGHSKNTVINAYESLASQGLVEARHGQGFFVTRGAPSSSEPEEPLPFTRAMDTIWLMRQQFVREPGHSPLGEGFPPVEWLMDLRLDKFTRQIMRMGVTTLFRYGNRLGNAALRQHLVQKLASYSITASARQIVTTHGANHALDLIIRRFIAPGDQVFVEDPGYYPLFGKLQLQGARMLSVPRLPDGPDLQVLEQHLLLHKPKLFFLQSVGHNPTGSDISPGKAHRLVQLAHEHNFILVDDDALADFKPASAIKVSALDQLSRSLYVGSFSKSVSAALRVGFIAGSKEVIDELGDLKMLLHTSTSELCERTIDVILTEGHFLRHQIRLQERLKSATAAGLQMLDEIGAEVFFRPEQSLYLWARFAHIDDARELTRQLLPKGFMIAPGHIFSPEQSRINPWTRLNVAYLNDPLLKAELSG, from the coding sequence ATGGCGCGACTGACGCTTGCCCAAGAGCTGACGGCCTCCTTGGTGACGCAGATCGGCAACGGTACCTACCGAGTGGGCGACCGTTTGCCGTCCCTGCGCGAGTGCATGCGCTTGTTTGGTCATTCGAAAAACACAGTGATCAACGCTTATGAATCGCTAGCCTCCCAAGGACTGGTCGAGGCGCGTCACGGGCAGGGCTTCTTCGTGACACGAGGCGCCCCGAGCAGCAGCGAACCGGAAGAGCCACTGCCCTTTACCCGGGCGATGGACACCATCTGGCTCATGCGCCAGCAATTTGTCCGTGAGCCGGGTCACTCGCCGCTTGGGGAAGGTTTTCCGCCCGTAGAGTGGCTGATGGATCTGCGATTGGACAAGTTCACCCGTCAGATCATGCGCATGGGGGTGACCACGCTCTTTCGCTACGGCAACCGGCTGGGCAATGCTGCACTTCGTCAACACCTGGTGCAAAAACTGGCGAGCTATTCGATTACCGCCAGTGCTCGGCAAATCGTCACGACCCATGGGGCCAATCACGCACTGGACCTGATCATCCGCCGCTTCATTGCCCCGGGCGATCAAGTTTTTGTCGAAGACCCGGGTTATTACCCGCTGTTTGGCAAGTTGCAACTGCAAGGGGCGCGAATGTTATCCGTACCCCGATTGCCGGACGGGCCGGACCTGCAAGTGCTGGAGCAGCATCTTCTGTTGCACAAGCCGAAATTGTTCTTCCTCCAGTCGGTTGGGCACAATCCGACGGGCTCCGATATTTCCCCCGGCAAGGCTCATCGACTGGTGCAGTTGGCCCATGAGCACAACTTCATTCTGGTGGACGACGACGCTTTGGCAGATTTCAAGCCCGCGTCGGCCATCAAGGTGTCTGCGCTGGATCAGTTGAGCCGATCACTGTACGTGGGCAGTTTTTCCAAATCGGTTTCTGCGGCATTGAGGGTGGGGTTTATCGCCGGGAGCAAGGAGGTCATCGATGAACTGGGTGATCTGAAAATGCTCCTGCATACCAGCACCTCGGAGCTGTGTGAGCGAACCATCGATGTCATCCTGACCGAGGGGCATTTTCTGCGACATCAGATCCGCCTCCAGGAGCGACTCAAGAGTGCCACTGCGGCAGGTTTGCAGATGCTCGATGAAATAGGCGCCGAGGTGTTCTTCCGACCAGAGCAGAGTCTGTATTTGTGGGCCAGGTTCGCCCACATTGACGACGCCAGGGAGCTGACCCGGCAACTACTGCCGAAGGGATTCATGATTGCTCCCGGCCATATTTTTTCACCGGAGCAGTCGCGTATAAATCCCTGGACCAGATTGAATGTCGCCTACCTGAATGACCCGTTGCTTAAAGCCGAGTTGAGTGGCTGA
- a CDS encoding sigma-70 family RNA polymerase sigma factor — MSLHETDSIVSLDNLYGTHRGWLLGWLRRSLGCSQQAADLVQDTFLRLLVRGQPISARAPRALLVRIARGLVVDHWRRDALERAYLDALMQMPEASHPSPEVRHEALQCLERIAQLLDGLKPAVREAFLLYQLGDLSHVQVAQQLGVSSRTVERHVASALLHCYKACFEAPQ, encoded by the coding sequence ATGTCGCTCCATGAAACGGATTCGATCGTTTCCCTCGATAATTTGTACGGCACCCATCGGGGTTGGCTGCTGGGTTGGTTGCGGCGCTCGCTGGGGTGTTCGCAGCAAGCGGCGGATCTGGTCCAGGACACGTTTTTGCGTTTGCTGGTGCGTGGCCAGCCCATCAGCGCGCGCGCTCCGCGTGCATTGCTGGTGCGTATCGCCCGTGGCCTGGTGGTCGACCACTGGCGGCGCGACGCGCTGGAGCGAGCGTACCTTGACGCACTGATGCAGATGCCCGAGGCGAGTCATCCATCCCCTGAGGTCCGGCATGAGGCGTTGCAATGCCTGGAGCGTATTGCGCAGTTGCTTGACGGTCTCAAGCCGGCAGTGCGCGAAGCTTTTCTGCTGTATCAGCTCGGTGACCTGAGCCATGTGCAAGTGGCCCAGCAGCTTGGTGTGTCCAGCCGTACCGTGGAGCGGCATGTGGCGAGCGCGCTGTTGCATTGCTACAAGGCGTGCTTCGAGGCACCGCAGTGA
- a CDS encoding TonB-dependent siderophore receptor produces MFLARLSLRAIAPFPTRTLPGAVCLALTLLVGTPSLPVMAASSSAEQVAPSVPAGQLQQALSIFAERAGITLSYSPEAVRGLSSPGLPGGGSLEQGLATLLAGSGLVAQKTSSGYVVLPGKTDTRYELEPTNINASAVQNAFAPVEGYFASNASTASKTDKPILETAQSVSVVTAEQIADRKVDRVEDAVAYSSGVRVGSSGLDPRFDMISVRGFETTIGADFLDGLRQPGSGWLSLYSTEAYNLERIEVLKGPASVLYGQVSPGGMVNRVSKRPSLLAKNEVQVQAGNYNHQQAQFDVGGRLDEAGDVLFRTVGVYRDAENYIEQLNNDTRLLAPSLSWQIDPDTHLTLLAQYQERETGASPMLYQEGDHLTDFWQGDEYFDKLEQRQWTLGYEFEHAFNDTFSVQQNLRYGQVDTTNQYLQPSDAGDGHTLNRSAIGVYEDMSSLSTDTRLVSRFATGDLQHTLVTGMDYAWIDTSLLYAMGDAPSIDRDAPDYHQHVDRPTTPLADENGLEHRSGVYVQDQIELNQWRLSAGLRRDWVKVRRTNNLSDVNSRTRDSATTGQVGALYLFDNGLAPYASYATSFLPESGTNASGEPYKPTKGEQYEVGLKYQPPGSSTLLTASLYHLTQTNVRTRDLSNPLNSIQTGEQVSRGLELEAVSDLSDRMKMTASYSYNDPEVTRSNDGNEGKEPMNVPRHLASFWLDYRLPMGLGMSVGARYTGSNYGDAANTVRNEDYTLVDAGVHYDFGGGLDGVRLALNGRNLSDKRYINCQEGYCYRGEARSVVTSLSYRW; encoded by the coding sequence ATGTTCCTTGCCAGACTGTCTCTGCGCGCCATCGCGCCGTTCCCGACCCGAACCTTGCCAGGCGCTGTCTGCCTGGCGTTGACCTTGCTCGTCGGCACGCCGAGCCTGCCGGTCATGGCCGCATCATCAAGCGCTGAGCAGGTGGCGCCGAGTGTACCCGCCGGGCAGTTGCAGCAGGCGCTAAGCATCTTTGCCGAGCGCGCCGGTATCACCTTGTCTTACTCCCCGGAAGCGGTGCGTGGTTTGAGCAGTCCAGGTCTGCCCGGCGGCGGCTCACTGGAACAAGGTCTGGCGACGCTGCTGGCCGGCAGCGGCCTGGTCGCGCAAAAGACCTCGTCCGGCTACGTGGTGCTGCCAGGCAAGACCGACACCCGCTATGAGCTTGAGCCCACCAACATCAATGCATCCGCCGTTCAAAATGCTTTTGCGCCGGTGGAGGGTTATTTCGCCAGCAATGCCAGCACGGCCAGCAAAACCGATAAGCCAATCCTGGAAACCGCCCAGAGCGTCAGCGTGGTGACGGCTGAGCAGATTGCCGACCGAAAGGTCGACCGCGTCGAAGACGCCGTGGCCTACAGCTCGGGGGTGCGCGTCGGCAGTTCGGGGCTGGATCCGCGGTTTGACATGATCAGTGTCCGTGGTTTCGAAACCACCATCGGCGCTGACTTTCTCGATGGCCTGCGCCAGCCGGGCAGTGGATGGTTGTCGTTGTACTCCACCGAGGCCTACAACTTGGAGCGCATTGAGGTGCTCAAGGGACCGGCATCGGTGCTGTACGGCCAGGTCAGCCCTGGCGGCATGGTCAACCGGGTGAGCAAGCGCCCGAGTCTGCTGGCAAAAAACGAAGTACAGGTGCAGGCGGGCAACTACAACCACCAACAGGCGCAGTTCGACGTCGGCGGTCGTCTGGATGAGGCGGGAGACGTGTTGTTTCGCACGGTGGGCGTGTACCGCGATGCAGAAAACTATATCGAACAGTTAAACAACGACACCCGCCTGCTGGCGCCTTCACTGAGCTGGCAGATCGACCCCGATACCCACCTGACGCTGCTGGCCCAATATCAGGAGCGCGAGACCGGTGCGTCGCCGATGCTGTATCAGGAAGGCGACCACCTCACCGATTTCTGGCAGGGTGATGAGTACTTCGACAAGCTCGAGCAACGGCAGTGGACGCTGGGCTATGAGTTTGAACACGCTTTCAACGATACCTTCAGCGTTCAACAAAACCTGCGCTACGGTCAGGTGGACACCACCAATCAGTACCTTCAACCCAGCGACGCCGGCGATGGACATACCCTCAATCGCTCGGCGATCGGGGTTTACGAGGACATGTCCTCGCTGTCCACCGATACGCGCCTGGTGAGCCGCTTTGCCACCGGGGATCTGCAGCACACCCTGGTCACCGGGATGGACTATGCCTGGATCGATACATCGCTGCTGTACGCCATGGGCGATGCGCCGTCGATCGATCGCGACGCGCCGGATTATCACCAACACGTCGATCGGCCCACGACACCGCTGGCGGACGAGAACGGGCTGGAGCATCGCAGCGGCGTGTATGTGCAGGATCAAATCGAATTGAATCAATGGCGTTTGTCGGCCGGGCTTCGCCGTGACTGGGTCAAGGTTCGTCGAACGAACAACCTGAGCGACGTCAACAGCAGGACCCGCGATTCGGCGACCACGGGGCAGGTCGGTGCACTCTACCTGTTCGACAATGGCCTGGCGCCCTATGCCAGTTACGCGACCTCGTTCCTGCCCGAGAGTGGCACGAACGCCAGTGGCGAGCCCTATAAACCAACCAAGGGCGAGCAGTACGAAGTAGGCCTCAAGTATCAGCCGCCGGGCTCCAGTACCTTGCTGACGGCCTCCCTCTATCACCTGACACAAACCAATGTCCGCACCCGTGACCTGTCGAACCCCCTCAACAGCATTCAGACCGGTGAGCAGGTCTCGCGCGGTCTGGAGTTGGAGGCGGTGTCGGACCTCAGCGACCGCATGAAAATGACGGCCAGTTACAGCTACAACGATCCCGAAGTCACTCGCAGCAACGACGGCAATGAAGGCAAGGAACCGATGAACGTGCCCCGTCATCTGGCGTCGTTCTGGCTGGATTACCGCCTGCCCATGGGCCTGGGCATGTCTGTAGGCGCGCGCTACACCGGCAGTAACTACGGTGACGCGGCAAACACGGTGAGAAACGAGGATTACACCTTGGTCGATGCCGGTGTGCACTACGACTTCGGTGGCGGGCTGGACGGCGTACGCCTGGCCTTGAATGGTCGCAACCTGTCCGACAAACGCTACATCAACTGCCAGGAAGGTTACTGCTACCGGGGTGAGGCGCGCAGCGTCGTCACCAGCCTGAGCTATCGCTGGTGA
- a CDS encoding tripartite tricarboxylate transporter permease, with the protein MIVPLMDQVLMALGMGILGAVIFAGIGLISGSDETTTLAPLTLLVVLLGVPAPGVLTFFLAGAVAKHMTHAVPTALLGIPGDTMATPLMREANFLRNLGVPHIALRKMISGAVIAALIAVPMAVLFALMLAPFGDMIKQAAPWVFLLAAVAIAWFSKGRLAAVLTLIPFVMIIVGLQTMTAQFGVKLSVSYFLGIAIGPLIAALFSLLAPAERDTMRRQQVRTFSLSPDVKSWGGFFPNPLKVLDSKQSMWTAITAVISSATFVFSPVAMTVIMGELVGSRVKHVYHRLTTVITARNGVTESTYLAEALIPLIAFGLPLSPVAAGPAAPLFNAPPRFSVDATTGQVNNLHSLLSTWEFFGYGVLAVVVAILIAYPFTMNYAHRAASYVSRKISHEAVISTFVGLILVIGIWEGGLLGLLVIVTIGLLGGFLSRFLGFNIGVQFMGYYTAVLSVPALVALMNA; encoded by the coding sequence ATGATCGTTCCACTGATGGATCAGGTCCTGATGGCACTGGGCATGGGGATCCTGGGGGCGGTGATTTTTGCCGGGATCGGGCTGATCTCAGGGAGCGATGAAACCACTACCCTCGCCCCCTTGACCTTGCTGGTCGTCCTGCTGGGCGTACCTGCCCCCGGCGTGCTGACATTCTTTCTGGCCGGCGCCGTCGCCAAACATATGACCCACGCCGTACCGACGGCGCTACTGGGTATTCCTGGCGACACCATGGCGACGCCACTGATGCGCGAGGCCAACTTTCTGCGCAATCTGGGCGTACCCCACATTGCCCTGCGCAAGATGATTTCCGGGGCGGTCATTGCTGCGTTGATCGCGGTGCCAATGGCCGTATTGTTCGCGCTGATGCTCGCGCCGTTCGGTGACATGATCAAGCAGGCTGCGCCTTGGGTGTTCCTGCTTGCGGCGGTGGCGATCGCGTGGTTCTCCAAAGGCCGTCTGGCGGCCGTGCTGACGCTGATCCCGTTCGTCATGATCATTGTTGGCCTGCAAACCATGACCGCGCAGTTCGGCGTCAAGCTCAGTGTCAGTTACTTTCTGGGCATCGCAATTGGCCCGTTGATCGCCGCGCTGTTCTCGCTGCTCGCACCCGCCGAACGGGACACCATGCGACGCCAGCAAGTGCGCACGTTTTCCCTGTCGCCCGACGTAAAAAGCTGGGGTGGATTCTTTCCTAATCCGCTCAAGGTGCTGGACAGCAAGCAGAGCATGTGGACGGCCATTACGGCGGTGATCTCCAGCGCGACCTTTGTGTTCAGCCCAGTGGCCATGACCGTGATCATGGGCGAGCTCGTCGGTTCGAGGGTCAAGCATGTCTACCATCGCCTGACCACTGTCATCACCGCTCGAAACGGCGTTACGGAGTCAACCTACCTGGCCGAAGCATTGATCCCGCTGATCGCCTTCGGCCTGCCCCTGAGCCCTGTCGCAGCAGGCCCGGCAGCGCCATTGTTCAACGCCCCGCCGCGCTTTAGCGTCGACGCGACGACAGGCCAGGTGAACAACCTGCATTCATTGCTCAGCACCTGGGAATTTTTTGGCTACGGCGTGTTGGCGGTGGTCGTGGCCATCCTGATCGCTTACCCCTTCACCATGAATTACGCCCACAGAGCCGCATCCTACGTGTCGCGCAAGATCAGTCACGAAGCGGTGATCTCGACCTTTGTTGGCCTGATCCTGGTGATCGGCATCTGGGAAGGTGGCCTGCTGGGGTTGCTGGTGATCGTCACCATCGGCCTGCTGGGCGGTTTCCTCTCACGCTTTTTGGGTTTCAACATTGGTGTGCAGTTCATGGGCTATTACACAGCCGTGCTGTCTGTTCCTGCCCTGGTTGCCCTGATGAATGCGTGA
- a CDS encoding hydroxymethylglutaryl-CoA reductase, degradative — translation MSIDSRLPMFRSLSPAERLSHLQQLLELAEDDVALLRDAGALPLEIADGMIENVIGKFELPYAVASNFQINGRDVIVPLVVEEPSVVAAASFMAKLAREAGGFQTSSSLPLMRAQVQIVEIDDPFNARLSLLRRKDEIIELANRKDQLLNQLGGGCRDIEVHTFAQSPRGPMLVAHLIVDVRDAMGANTVNTMAEAVAPLMEQITGGKVRLRILSNLADLRLARAQIRIAPEHLTTKAYKGEDVIEGILDAYNFAVVDPYRAATHNKGIMNGIDPLIVATGNDWRAVEAGAHAYACRNGHYGSLTTWEKDCKGHLVGTLEMPMPVGLVGGATKTHPLAQLSLRILRVKSAQELAEIAVAVGLAQNLGALRALSTEGIQRGHMALHARNIALSAGARGDEVNWLVAQMVEARDVRSDKAAELLEQKRAQESGS, via the coding sequence ATGAGTATCGACTCCCGCCTCCCGATGTTCCGCAGCCTGTCGCCCGCCGAACGCCTGAGCCACTTGCAACAACTGCTTGAGCTTGCAGAAGATGACGTTGCCCTGCTCCGCGACGCAGGCGCCCTGCCCCTGGAAATAGCCGACGGCATGATTGAGAACGTCATCGGAAAATTTGAGTTGCCCTACGCTGTCGCGAGCAACTTCCAGATCAACGGACGCGACGTCATCGTGCCGTTGGTCGTCGAGGAGCCTTCGGTGGTCGCCGCCGCCTCGTTCATGGCCAAACTGGCGCGCGAAGCCGGTGGTTTTCAGACCTCCAGCTCGCTGCCGCTGATGCGCGCGCAAGTGCAGATCGTGGAAATCGACGACCCCTTCAATGCCCGTCTGAGTCTGTTGCGCCGCAAGGACGAAATCATCGAACTGGCCAACCGCAAGGATCAACTGCTGAACCAGCTAGGTGGAGGTTGCCGCGACATCGAAGTGCATACCTTCGCCCAGAGCCCTCGCGGCCCCATGCTGGTCGCCCACCTTATCGTGGATGTGCGCGATGCGATGGGAGCCAATACCGTAAACACGATGGCTGAAGCGGTGGCCCCGCTGATGGAGCAGATTACCGGCGGCAAGGTACGGCTGCGCATTCTGTCGAACCTCGCCGACCTGCGGCTTGCCCGGGCCCAGATCCGCATTGCACCGGAACATCTCACCACCAAGGCCTACAAGGGCGAGGACGTCATTGAAGGCATCCTCGACGCTTACAACTTTGCGGTCGTGGATCCCTATCGTGCAGCCACTCACAATAAGGGCATCATGAACGGCATCGATCCTTTGATCGTCGCCACCGGCAACGACTGGCGCGCGGTGGAAGCCGGGGCACACGCCTATGCCTGTCGCAACGGGCATTACGGTTCACTGACGACCTGGGAAAAAGATTGCAAGGGCCATTTGGTGGGAACGCTGGAAATGCCCATGCCCGTCGGCCTGGTCGGCGGCGCGACCAAGACTCACCCGCTGGCGCAACTGTCGTTACGCATCCTGAGAGTGAAGAGCGCCCAGGAACTTGCCGAGATAGCGGTAGCGGTCGGCCTCGCGCAAAACCTGGGCGCATTGCGGGCGCTGTCGACCGAGGGGATACAACGCGGGCACATGGCTTTGCATGCACGCAACATTGCGCTTTCAGCGGGGGCCAGGGGCGACGAGGTCAATTGGCTGGTCGCGCAGATGGTCGAAGCCCGGGACGTGCGCTCGGACAAAGCCGCTGAGCTGCTTGAGCAAAAACGCGCGCAGGAGTCGGGCTCGTAG
- a CDS encoding alpha/beta hydrolase — translation MMGILFKYLGAMLLIGLSFAHAEPVTLDGTEQWMMKSAQGRDYRIMISLPEGDVPHTGGYPVIYLLDGNAYFPAFHAAKRAQDRLRGSILVAIGYPSDTPLDFVRRAFDLSPPVPQERNNPPQGGQDLFLDFIEQRLMPRVNERFKVDQDQRSLVGHSFGGMFGIYALFTRPALFQHVVAVSPSLWWLDRYLLAPERAFTKRAHAGQVDLTHSSLTLLLGERDMVQEIQDARALQLRLQALSQYGLRSDFQIEPGEDHMSVPFRVPTRVLDELLSTRRF, via the coding sequence ATGATGGGTATTTTGTTCAAGTATCTGGGCGCCATGCTGCTGATTGGCTTGTCCTTCGCCCATGCAGAGCCGGTGACACTGGATGGCACCGAGCAGTGGATGATGAAAAGCGCGCAAGGGCGTGATTACCGCATCATGATCAGCCTGCCTGAAGGTGACGTGCCTCACACCGGCGGCTACCCGGTGATCTACCTGCTTGACGGCAACGCCTATTTCCCGGCTTTTCATGCCGCCAAGCGCGCGCAGGATCGGTTGCGTGGTTCGATTCTGGTCGCCATTGGCTACCCGAGCGACACGCCGCTGGATTTCGTGCGTCGCGCCTTCGACTTGTCGCCTCCCGTCCCGCAGGAGCGCAACAATCCGCCACAAGGTGGCCAGGATCTGTTCCTCGACTTCATCGAGCAGCGCCTGATGCCGAGGGTGAACGAGCGCTTCAAGGTCGATCAGGATCAGCGCAGTTTGGTAGGGCATTCTTTCGGTGGCATGTTTGGCATCTACGCGCTGTTCACCCGTCCGGCGCTCTTTCAGCATGTTGTGGCGGTGAGCCCGAGCCTGTGGTGGCTCGACCGTTACCTGTTGGCGCCCGAACGCGCCTTCACAAAGCGTGCGCACGCCGGGCAAGTGGACCTGACCCACAGCAGCCTGACGTTGCTGTTGGGCGAGCGCGATATGGTGCAGGAAATCCAGGACGCCCGAGCGCTGCAGTTACGCCTGCAGGCGCTATCGCAGTATGGGTTGCGTAGCGATTTCCAGATCGAACCGGGCGAGGATCACATGTCGGTGCCGTTTCGTGTCCCCACTCGGGTGCTCGATGAGTTGCTCAGTACCAGGCGCTTCTGA
- a CDS encoding DUF4880 domain-containing protein codes for MSAAEALPEGVIRTAIEWQMRLRANANSAELRRQLNDWRRQDARHELAWQRLQQVGGLFKASPLPDAARTIPLLRQAEADLSRRRTLKLLGLGLAVGGATLLTTTAPPTWRSDFATATGERRRLDLGAGAELMLNTGSAVDVRGHEWVLRAGEVLVDGADWRVRCRFAECEGRQARAVLRERDGYSEIHVARGEVLISTPFGQRHLQAGHAMAIAATRMTALGRGPLDPFAWARGLLIVNDIRLVDFLAEAGRYRQGWLGCDSAVADLRLSGVFHLDEPALMLRNISHLLPVQVVERTRWWVRITPLA; via the coding sequence GTGAGCGCCGCCGAGGCCTTGCCGGAGGGTGTCATCCGCACGGCCATCGAATGGCAGATGCGATTGCGCGCCAATGCCAACAGCGCTGAGCTGCGCAGGCAATTGAACGACTGGCGACGCCAAGACGCCCGCCATGAGCTGGCCTGGCAACGCTTGCAGCAAGTCGGCGGATTGTTCAAGGCCAGTCCATTGCCCGATGCCGCCCGTACCATTCCTCTGCTGCGCCAGGCCGAGGCCGATCTGAGTCGCCGTCGCACCCTGAAGTTGCTCGGCCTGGGGTTGGCTGTTGGCGGTGCGACGCTGCTGACCACGACAGCGCCTCCCACCTGGCGAAGCGACTTTGCCACGGCAACTGGCGAGCGTCGCCGGCTCGATCTGGGCGCTGGTGCCGAGCTGATGCTCAATACAGGGAGTGCAGTGGACGTGCGCGGCCACGAATGGGTGCTGCGTGCGGGTGAGGTATTGGTCGATGGCGCCGACTGGCGTGTGCGTTGCCGTTTTGCTGAGTGTGAGGGGCGGCAGGCGAGGGCGGTGCTCAGGGAGCGGGACGGGTATAGCGAAATCCACGTCGCGCGCGGTGAAGTGTTGATTTCCACACCGTTCGGGCAACGGCACTTGCAAGCCGGTCATGCAATGGCCATTGCCGCGACGCGGATGACGGCGTTGGGCCGCGGGCCGCTCGACCCTTTTGCGTGGGCCCGTGGCCTGCTGATCGTCAACGACATTCGCCTGGTCGACTTCCTGGCCGAGGCCGGACGTTACCGCCAGGGCTGGTTGGGCTGCGACAGCGCCGTGGCCGACCTGCGCCTGTCCGGGGTTTTCCACCTCGATGAACCTGCGCTCATGCTGCGCAACATCAGCCACTTGTTGCCCGTACAGGTCGTCGAGCGCACCCGCTGGTGGGTGCGCATCACGCCGCTGGCATAA